A single genomic interval of Mycobacterium sp. DL592 harbors:
- a CDS encoding VOC family protein, translated as MTDPLEVLNAEDPPVAPNPAFAARLRARLESALSLPPGSQGVDMSATTSALTALTENAPAASEPPRPAALPYLTVADGRAAIDWYCDALTAELLVDPIVMDDGRIGHAELAIGGGVLYLADEFTEMGLRAPEPGWTSVSLMLHVRDTDAALTRARSHGARVEREPYQAHGSRSATIRDPFGHRWMISGPVAELIRPGDIGYASLWTPDVDRAAVFYGHVLGWTFDSHSEVTNTVERVGLSAGERSTLFCCYAVADLASARAQVTAAGGRVGEHRRFPVGEGFSATDPAGNPFGVYAADPGQRRPSLNGAGPGELSYVTYEVGDSAGFRDFYAGVFGWSFEPGRVSDGWQISQTQPMAGVAGGARRPSTVPMWTVADIDAAVRRVREGGGEVISEPAQQPYGLMAECTDDQGGRFYLGQF; from the coding sequence GTGACCGATCCATTGGAAGTCCTGAACGCCGAAGACCCTCCGGTAGCACCGAATCCGGCCTTCGCCGCGCGGCTGCGGGCACGGCTGGAGTCGGCACTGTCACTGCCACCCGGATCACAAGGAGTCGACATGAGCGCCACCACCTCGGCACTGACCGCGCTGACCGAGAACGCCCCGGCGGCCAGCGAGCCGCCCCGGCCCGCGGCGCTGCCGTACCTGACGGTCGCCGACGGGCGCGCCGCCATCGACTGGTACTGCGACGCACTAACCGCCGAACTGCTCGTCGACCCGATCGTGATGGACGACGGCCGCATCGGGCATGCCGAGCTGGCGATCGGCGGCGGCGTCCTCTACCTGGCCGACGAGTTCACCGAGATGGGACTGCGGGCGCCGGAGCCCGGGTGGACATCGGTGAGCCTGATGCTGCACGTGCGTGACACCGACGCGGCGCTGACCCGCGCTCGCAGCCACGGTGCCCGGGTGGAGCGCGAGCCCTACCAGGCGCACGGGTCGCGCTCGGCGACCATCCGTGACCCGTTCGGTCATCGCTGGATGATCAGCGGACCCGTGGCCGAGCTGATCCGTCCCGGCGACATCGGCTACGCCAGCCTGTGGACCCCCGACGTCGACCGGGCCGCGGTGTTCTACGGCCATGTCCTGGGCTGGACGTTCGACTCCCACTCCGAGGTGACGAATACCGTTGAGCGCGTTGGCCTGTCGGCCGGCGAACGCAGCACCCTGTTTTGCTGCTATGCGGTGGCCGACCTGGCGTCGGCCCGGGCGCAGGTGACGGCGGCAGGTGGCCGGGTCGGTGAGCACCGCCGATTCCCCGTCGGCGAGGGGTTCAGCGCCACCGATCCGGCCGGCAACCCGTTCGGGGTGTACGCCGCCGATCCGGGCCAGCGCCGGCCGTCACTCAACGGTGCCGGACCGGGTGAGCTGTCCTACGTCACCTACGAGGTCGGCGATTCGGCAGGGTTCCGGGACTTCTACGCGGGAGTGTTCGGCTGGTCCTTCGAGCCGGGTCGGGTCTCCGACGGGTGGCAGATCAGCCAGACCCAGCCGATGGCCGGTGTCGCAGGCGGCGCACGCCGCCCGTCGACCGTCCCGATGTGGACGGTGGCCGACATCGACGCCGCGGTGCGACGGGTCCGCGAGGGCGGCGGCGAGGTCATCAGCGAACCGGCGCAGCAGCCCTACGGATTGATGGCCGAATGCACCGACGATCAAGGTGGCCGGTTCTACCTCGGGCAGTTCTAG